In the Leguminivora glycinivorella isolate SPB_JAAS2020 chromosome 14, LegGlyc_1.1, whole genome shotgun sequence genome, one interval contains:
- the LOC125233040 gene encoding oxidized purine nucleoside triphosphate hydrolase-like, with protein sequence MLLKKLFTIVFVRTDTQVLLGLKKRGFGVNKWNGFGGKVEPNETIVEAAVRELKEECCLIVKKSDMKNIGHLEFTFEGESTMMDVRVFSTTVYEGTPTETEEMLPKWYNNDEIPYKDMWLDDAIWYPYMLKGKLFYGKFHYQGHEKIINYNVEELQSMEDFYANRK encoded by the coding sequence ATGCTCCTTAAGAAACTATTTACTATAGTTTTCGTACGTACCGACACGCAAGTACTCTTAGGTTTGAAGAAACGCGGTTTCGGCGTAAACAAGTGGAACGGTTTTGGCGGTAAAGTCGAGCCCAATGAAACAATAGTGGAAGCAGCCGTGCGAGAGTTGAAAGAAGAATGTTGTCTTATCGTTAAAAAGAGCGACATGAAGAATATTGGCCACCTAGAATTTACGTTTGAAGGTGAATCGACAATGATGGACGTGAGAGTATTTAGTACAACCGTTTACGAAGGAACGCCTACGGAAACAGAAGAAATGCTCCCCAAATGGTACAATAATGATGAAATCCCATATAAAGACATGTGGCTTGACGATGCGATATGGTACCCATACATGTTAAAGGGAAAGCTTTTCTATGGAAAGTTTCATTATCAGGGACatgaaaaaattataaattataatgttgAAGAGTTGCAGTCCATGGAGGATTTTTATGCTAACAGGAAATGA